The region ACGGCACCGTGTCGCTCATCAACGTGGTGCAGGTGTCCGGGCTGGGCGGCAACCCGCGCCGCGACGGCTCTCCGCGCGACGGCACCTTTGGCTACTACGTCACCGAGCCGGTGGTGACGGATGACTACAAGGGCGTGGGCCCGCTCATCCTGGCCGCGCTGGAACTGGGGCGCTGAGCCGCACCGATGGCGGAATCGGTGTGGCTCGGGAGGCGCGGGCGATACGCTCTGTGCCCGATCGCGATGTGCGGACGGTGGCGGATGCGGGATGGTCGCGGATGCCGATCCGCGCGTGAATACATTCTGAACCGGGACGGATGATGAGCGGGCTGTTTTCCCTGGAGGGCCGGCGCGCGATGGTCACCGGCGCCAGCCGCGGGCTGGGCCGTGCGATGGCCGTGGCGCTGGCCGAGGCGGGCGCGGACGTCGTCTGCGCGAGCAGCCAGCGCGGCGGCACGGACGAGACCGCGGCGGCGATCCGCGCGGCCGGGCGGCAGGCGTGGCAGGTGGAGGCGGACCTGGCGGACCGCGACGCCGTGCTGGCGATGGCGGACGACGCGGTATCGCAGGCGGGGCGCATCGACATCCTGATCAACAACGGCGGCACCATTCGCCGCCACCCCGCGGCGGAGTATCCTATGGAAGCGTGGGACGCGGTGCTGCGCACCAACCTGGATTCCGTCTTTCTGCTCAGCCAGCGGCTGGGTGCGGGGATGATCGAGCGCGGTTCGGGAAAGATCATCAACATCGCCTCGCTCCTGTCGTTCAGCGGCGGAATCACGGTTCCCGCCTACACCGCGAGCAAACACGCCGTCGCCGGCCTCACGCGCGCGCTGGCGAACGAGTGGGCGAAGCACGGCGTGCAGGTGAACGCCATCGCGCCCGGCTACTTCCGCACGGACAACACGCAGCGCCTGCAGGACGATCCGGAGCGCTCGCGCGACATTTCCGCGCGCATCCCGGCGGGGCGCTGGGGCGAGTCGGAGGACATGGCGGGCGCCGCGGTGTTCCTGGCCTCTCGCGCCAGCGACTACGTGAACGGCCACGTCCTCGTGGTCGACGGCGGGTGGATGGCGCGGTAGGCTGGGGCGACTGAAACGCTTGGTGTGAGTTTCTCACCAGCCGAGCAGATCGGCAAAAGCGAGCGGCTGTCGTCCTAGCTGCCTGTTGATCAA is a window of Longimicrobium terrae DNA encoding:
- the kduD gene encoding 2-dehydro-3-deoxy-D-gluconate 5-dehydrogenase KduD, with the translated sequence MSGLFSLEGRRAMVTGASRGLGRAMAVALAEAGADVVCASSQRGGTDETAAAIRAAGRQAWQVEADLADRDAVLAMADDAVSQAGRIDILINNGGTIRRHPAAEYPMEAWDAVLRTNLDSVFLLSQRLGAGMIERGSGKIINIASLLSFSGGITVPAYTASKHAVAGLTRALANEWAKHGVQVNAIAPGYFRTDNTQRLQDDPERSRDISARIPAGRWGESEDMAGAAVFLASRASDYVNGHVLVVDGGWMAR